One stretch of Jiangella gansuensis DSM 44835 DNA includes these proteins:
- a CDS encoding beta-propeller domain-containing protein — protein MIAGCSVDSDDDAGPVAVMGLTSFDACADVLDHLKSEAHDRVGPWGLDSVGIAYAGRADALESEVAAGDASGGPQSAPDHSTTNVQEAGVDEPDVAKTDGRLLVTTSGGDLRIVDVTGDVPREVGRLGLMLNPDAPEYGHLDATLLLDGDRVVVFVREYPWIAFDGPATSSLPYGPMGPYRTAVLLVDISDPAVPTIMSTLRVDGSHLDARMVDDTVRLVVSSAPSLAFPMDEGDWDLPQDELTERNRAVVAESTIEDWLPSYEFTRGGDDAASGQLVDCERLSRPDEFAGFSTLSVLTFDPADGLTADGTVGVLTDGDTVYASPDRLYVATTRWGDPIPVDPIPLDPAGTASDVPDAGPPLVTTGIHAFDIAGDAPAGYLASGEVDGRIIGRYAMSEFEGVLRVATTLDSWSGGSDTSESQLVTLEQRDTELVELGRVGGLGKGEQIYAVRYFGATGYVVTFRQVDPLYVLDLADPAAPAVTGELKITGYSAYLHAVGEDRLLGVGQEATAQGQTVGTQVSLFDVGDPAAPAKLDGHVVPDTWAQTEHDPQAFLHWPDTGQAVVPIDGMTGSSALVVQVGDDTVAEQGTVTRAEPAPDGYAQLRRTLVVGDELYTVWQDGIQSNALDDLEPRGWLSFTPSP, from the coding sequence ATGATCGCCGGCTGTTCTGTCGATTCCGACGACGACGCGGGACCGGTCGCCGTCATGGGCCTGACGTCCTTCGACGCCTGCGCCGATGTCCTCGATCACCTGAAGAGCGAAGCCCACGACCGGGTCGGGCCGTGGGGCCTCGACAGCGTGGGGATCGCCTATGCCGGCCGGGCCGATGCCCTCGAATCGGAGGTAGCCGCCGGCGACGCGTCCGGCGGGCCGCAGTCGGCTCCGGATCACTCCACCACGAACGTGCAGGAAGCCGGCGTCGACGAACCGGACGTGGCCAAGACCGACGGACGGCTGCTTGTCACCACCAGCGGTGGCGACCTGCGCATCGTCGACGTCACCGGTGACGTGCCGCGCGAGGTCGGCCGGCTCGGGCTCATGCTGAACCCGGACGCGCCGGAGTACGGGCACCTCGATGCCACGCTGCTGCTGGACGGCGACCGGGTGGTCGTGTTCGTCCGGGAGTACCCGTGGATCGCGTTCGACGGTCCGGCCACGTCCAGCCTGCCGTACGGACCCATGGGGCCGTACCGCACCGCGGTGCTGCTGGTCGACATCTCCGACCCGGCCGTCCCGACCATCATGTCGACGTTGCGAGTCGACGGCAGCCACCTGGACGCCCGGATGGTCGACGACACCGTGCGGCTGGTGGTCAGCTCGGCACCGTCGCTGGCGTTCCCGATGGACGAGGGCGACTGGGACCTGCCCCAGGACGAGCTCACCGAGCGCAACCGGGCCGTCGTCGCCGAGTCCACCATCGAGGACTGGCTGCCGTCGTACGAGTTCACCAGGGGCGGCGACGACGCGGCGAGCGGGCAGCTGGTCGACTGCGAGCGGCTGAGCCGGCCGGACGAGTTCGCCGGGTTCTCCACTCTCAGCGTCCTCACCTTCGACCCGGCCGACGGGTTGACGGCGGACGGCACCGTGGGTGTGCTCACCGACGGCGACACCGTCTACGCCAGCCCGGACCGGCTCTACGTCGCGACCACCCGGTGGGGTGACCCGATCCCGGTCGACCCGATCCCGCTGGATCCGGCCGGCACCGCGAGCGACGTGCCCGACGCCGGCCCGCCGCTCGTGACCACGGGCATCCACGCCTTCGACATCGCCGGCGACGCGCCGGCCGGCTACCTGGCCTCCGGCGAGGTCGACGGGCGCATCATCGGGCGCTACGCCATGTCGGAGTTCGAGGGCGTGCTGCGGGTCGCCACCACGCTGGACTCCTGGTCCGGCGGGTCCGACACCAGCGAGAGCCAGCTGGTCACGCTGGAGCAGCGCGACACCGAACTGGTCGAGCTCGGCCGGGTCGGCGGTCTCGGCAAGGGCGAGCAGATCTATGCCGTTCGGTACTTCGGTGCGACCGGCTACGTGGTCACGTTCCGCCAGGTCGACCCGCTCTACGTGCTCGACCTGGCCGACCCGGCCGCGCCGGCGGTCACCGGAGAGCTCAAGATCACCGGATACTCCGCGTATCTGCACGCCGTGGGTGAGGACCGGCTGCTCGGTGTCGGGCAGGAGGCCACGGCCCAGGGCCAGACCGTCGGAACCCAGGTCTCGCTGTTCGACGTTGGCGACCCGGCGGCGCCGGCGAAGCTCGACGGCCACGTCGTCCCGGACACCTGGGCACAGACCGAGCACGACCCGCAGGCGTTCCTGCACTGGCCCGACACCGGCCAGGCGGTGGTCCCGATAGACGGGATGACCGGGTCCAGCGCCCTGGTCGTCCAGGTGGGCGACGACACCGTCGCCGAGCAGGGCACGGTGACCCGGGCCGAACCGGCGCCTGATGGTTACGCCCAGTTGCGCCGCACGCTCGTCGTCGGCGACGAGCTGTACACCGTGTGGCAGGACGGCATCCAGTCCAACGCGCTGGACGATCTGGAACCACGCGGCTGGCTGTCCTTCACGCCGTCCCCATGA
- a CDS encoding D-arabinono-1,4-lactone oxidase — protein MSAPRTNWAGNITYGARRVHTPASVDELREVVAGSSRIRALGSRHSFSEVADTDGDLVSLAGLPHTVEVDDAAARVTVAAGMRYGDLCRPLHEQGWALHNLGSLPHISVAGAVATATHGSGDELGNLAAAVAALQLVTADGDLVTLRRGDDDFAGAVVGLGALGIVAGMTLDVVPAFDVRQEVYEGLSRETLEKRFDEIFATAYSVSVFTDWSAPTVRSWVKRRVSEPDGWAPDPTWMDARLADGPRHPVPGMPAVNCTAQLGVAGPWYDRLPHFRLDFTPSSGEELQSEYLVPRAVAADALRALGGVADRIAPVLQICEIRTVAADDLWLSPAYGQDVVGFHFTWVRDSAAVLPVLPLMERELAPFGARPHWGKLFTVDPERLPELFSRLTDFRRLRDRYDPQGTFGNAFVDRHVG, from the coding sequence GTGAGCGCACCGCGGACGAACTGGGCCGGCAACATCACCTACGGCGCGCGGCGCGTCCACACGCCGGCCAGCGTCGACGAGCTGCGCGAGGTTGTCGCCGGAAGCAGCCGGATCCGGGCGCTGGGCAGCCGGCATTCGTTCAGCGAGGTGGCCGACACGGACGGTGACCTCGTCTCGCTCGCGGGGCTGCCGCACACCGTCGAGGTCGACGACGCCGCCGCCAGGGTCACCGTGGCCGCCGGCATGCGGTACGGCGACCTGTGCCGCCCGTTGCACGAGCAGGGCTGGGCGCTGCACAACCTCGGTTCGCTTCCGCACATCTCCGTCGCCGGTGCCGTCGCCACCGCGACCCACGGCTCCGGTGACGAGCTCGGGAACCTGGCCGCTGCGGTCGCCGCCCTGCAGCTGGTGACCGCCGACGGCGACCTGGTCACGCTGCGCCGCGGCGACGACGACTTCGCCGGCGCCGTCGTCGGGCTGGGCGCCCTGGGTATCGTCGCCGGGATGACGCTGGATGTGGTGCCGGCGTTCGACGTGCGCCAGGAGGTGTACGAGGGCCTGTCCCGCGAGACGCTGGAGAAGCGGTTCGACGAGATCTTCGCCACCGCCTACAGCGTCAGCGTCTTCACCGACTGGTCCGCGCCCACCGTCCGTTCCTGGGTGAAGCGGCGGGTCAGCGAGCCCGACGGTTGGGCTCCCGACCCGACCTGGATGGACGCCCGGCTGGCCGACGGGCCGCGGCACCCGGTGCCCGGCATGCCCGCGGTCAACTGCACGGCGCAGCTGGGCGTGGCCGGACCGTGGTACGACCGGCTGCCGCATTTCCGCCTCGATTTCACGCCGAGCAGCGGCGAGGAGCTGCAGTCGGAGTACCTGGTCCCGCGGGCGGTCGCGGCCGACGCGCTGCGGGCACTGGGCGGCGTCGCGGACCGGATCGCGCCGGTGCTACAGATCTGCGAGATCCGGACGGTCGCCGCCGACGACCTCTGGCTCAGCCCCGCCTACGGCCAGGACGTCGTCGGCTTCCACTTCACCTGGGTGCGCGACTCGGCCGCGGTCCTGCCGGTCCTGCCGCTGATGGAGCGCGAACTGGCGCCGTTCGGCGCCCGGCCGCACTGGGGCAAGCTCTTCACCGTCGACCCCGAGCGGCTGCCCGAGCTGTTCTCGCGGCTGACGGACTTCCGCCGGCTGCGCGACCGGTACGACCCGCAGGGCACGTTCGGCAACGCGTTCGTCGACCGGCATGTGGGTTAG
- a CDS encoding DNA methyltransferase: MRPWLQQWSVDLETERSPDADEDVHFTQNLAETVIAEYSLPGQVVLDPFAGFGTTLVVAERMGRHGLGIELLPDRADLVRRRLDGRGDVITGDARQVAGLVDRPVDLCLTSPPYMSRADHPENPLTGYETVDGDYQSYLAELDDVFRQVAKLLRPRGHLVVNVGNMVDDGVATLLAWDLGQLIAEHLTFRQETILCWDQQPEWLTGDYCLIYQRIDDSPG, encoded by the coding sequence ATGAGGCCGTGGCTGCAGCAATGGAGTGTCGACCTGGAGACCGAGCGGTCCCCCGACGCCGACGAGGACGTCCACTTCACCCAGAACCTGGCCGAGACGGTCATCGCCGAGTACTCGCTGCCGGGCCAGGTGGTGCTCGACCCGTTCGCCGGGTTCGGCACCACGCTGGTGGTGGCCGAGCGGATGGGCCGGCACGGCCTGGGGATCGAGCTGCTGCCGGACCGGGCGGACCTGGTCCGCCGCCGCCTGGACGGCCGCGGTGACGTCATCACCGGCGACGCGCGGCAGGTGGCGGGGCTGGTCGACCGGCCGGTGGACCTCTGCCTGACGTCGCCGCCCTACATGAGCCGTGCGGACCACCCGGAGAACCCGCTGACCGGATACGAGACCGTCGACGGCGACTACCAGAGCTATCTGGCCGAGCTGGATGACGTGTTCCGCCAGGTGGCCAAGCTGCTCCGGCCACGCGGCCACCTGGTCGTCAACGTCGGCAACATGGTCGACGACGGCGTGGCCACACTGCTGGCCTGGGACCTGGGGCAGCTGATCGCCGAGCACCTCACGTTCCGGCAGGAGACGATCCTGTGCTGGGACCAGCAGCCGGAGTGGCTGACGGGTGACTATTGCCTCATCTACCAGCGCATCGACGACTCTCCCGGCTGA
- a CDS encoding type II toxin-antitoxin system VapB family antitoxin, translating to MSVTQIDIDDDVLAEAMRLSGAKTKKETVNTALREYAARHRRIEALETYAALAAGWDEEGWRSRRQADKGPGA from the coding sequence ATGTCCGTCACCCAGATCGACATCGACGACGACGTGCTCGCCGAGGCGATGCGGCTGTCCGGCGCGAAGACGAAGAAGGAAACCGTCAACACCGCGCTGCGCGAGTACGCGGCTCGCCACCGCCGTATCGAGGCGCTCGAAACGTACGCCGCACTCGCAGCAGGCTGGGACGAGGAGGGCTGGAGGTCTCGCCGCCAGGCCGACAAAGGCCCCGGCGCGTGA
- a CDS encoding DUF885 domain-containing protein: MTIAQLADDVLDAMLDVAPVEASLLGVRDREDRLPDYSEEGEDAADRRFAELHAAARAVDPAGLDAADQVTRSVVLQQLEIERDQLAARGVEYTVTDSFFAPAIGMLSELPMIGITEQAHADGYLTRLAGLPALFSAIAERHRAGIAAGRLPVRRLAEAMVRHFDRYLADPLRRPDPAPGSGVDVAAFRAERERLLADVVYPAVGRYRDALAADVVPHGRPDDRPGLSWLPGGDDYYARLVRGYTTTRRTPDELHQTGLDVLAGLTDEYAQAGARAFGTGDLGEIFGRLRTDPSLRWRNGDELLAAARSAIQRAEQVAPRWFGRLPAQSCVVEAVPAAEAPGAPGAYYMQPALDGSRPGTYFANTYEADKRDRYAAEAVAFHEGVPGHHFQLTIAQELTDLPLLRRLAGTTAYIEGWGLYSERLADEMGLYSDDVARLGMLSEDSLRACRLVVDTGLHAKGWSRQQAVDFMVANTATSQVEIETEVDRYISAPGQALAYMVGRLEIQRIRAAAEATLGARFDIRAFHDVVLGGGALPLGVLDEVVRAWADAPV, from the coding sequence ATGACCATCGCTCAGCTTGCCGACGACGTCCTGGACGCCATGCTCGACGTCGCTCCCGTCGAGGCGTCGCTGCTGGGAGTCCGCGACCGCGAGGATCGGTTGCCCGACTACAGCGAGGAGGGTGAGGACGCGGCCGACCGCCGCTTCGCCGAACTCCACGCCGCGGCGCGAGCGGTCGACCCGGCCGGTCTCGACGCGGCCGACCAGGTCACCCGCTCCGTGGTGCTCCAGCAGCTGGAGATCGAGCGGGACCAGCTGGCCGCCCGCGGTGTCGAGTACACGGTCACCGACTCGTTCTTCGCTCCCGCCATCGGCATGCTCTCGGAGTTGCCGATGATCGGTATCACCGAGCAGGCGCACGCCGACGGCTACCTGACTCGGCTGGCCGGCCTGCCGGCGCTGTTCAGCGCGATCGCCGAGCGGCACCGCGCCGGCATCGCCGCCGGCCGGCTGCCCGTGCGCCGGCTTGCCGAGGCGATGGTCCGCCACTTCGACCGGTACCTCGCCGACCCACTGCGCCGACCCGACCCGGCGCCCGGTAGCGGTGTCGACGTCGCCGCGTTCCGGGCCGAGCGCGAGCGGCTGCTCGCCGACGTCGTCTACCCGGCCGTGGGCCGCTACCGCGACGCACTGGCCGCCGACGTCGTCCCGCACGGCCGCCCCGACGACCGCCCGGGTCTGTCCTGGCTGCCCGGCGGGGACGACTATTACGCCCGGCTGGTCCGTGGCTACACCACCACCCGGCGTACCCCGGACGAGCTGCACCAGACCGGGCTCGACGTGCTCGCCGGCCTGACCGACGAGTACGCGCAGGCCGGCGCCCGGGCGTTCGGCACCGGCGACCTCGGGGAGATCTTCGGCCGGTTGCGCACCGATCCCTCCCTGCGCTGGAGGAACGGCGACGAACTGCTGGCGGCCGCCCGTTCGGCCATCCAGCGTGCCGAGCAGGTGGCGCCGCGGTGGTTCGGCCGGTTGCCCGCGCAGAGCTGCGTCGTGGAGGCGGTGCCCGCGGCCGAGGCTCCCGGCGCTCCGGGCGCCTACTACATGCAGCCGGCACTGGACGGCAGCCGTCCGGGCACCTACTTCGCGAACACCTACGAGGCCGACAAGCGCGATCGCTACGCGGCCGAGGCTGTCGCGTTCCACGAGGGCGTGCCCGGCCACCACTTCCAGCTCACCATTGCCCAGGAGCTGACCGACCTGCCGCTGCTGCGCCGGCTGGCCGGCACCACCGCCTACATCGAAGGCTGGGGCCTCTACTCCGAGCGACTGGCCGACGAGATGGGCCTGTACTCCGACGACGTCGCCCGCCTCGGCATGCTCAGCGAGGACTCCCTGCGCGCCTGCCGGCTCGTGGTCGACACCGGGCTGCACGCGAAGGGCTGGAGCCGGCAGCAGGCAGTCGACTTCATGGTCGCCAACACCGCCACCAGTCAGGTCGAGATCGAGACCGAGGTCGACCGCTACATCTCCGCGCCCGGGCAGGCGCTCGCGTACATGGTGGGCCGGCTGGAGATCCAGCGCATCCGCGCCGCCGCGGAGGCCACCCTGGGTGCCCGCTTCGACATCCGGGCCTTCCACGACGTGGTGCTCGGCGGTGGCGCGCTGCCGCTGGGCGTCCTCGACGAGGTCGTGCGCGCCTGGGCGGATGCGCCGGTCTGA
- a CDS encoding MFS transporter, producing MTETPPDTSPVSERAGSRTWAGLAVLCVVALLASLELTVTHLALPAIGADLAPSGAQLLWIVDVYAFLLAGSMLAMGSLGDRIGRRRLLMIGSAAYGVASVVAAYAPTAEALIAVRALLGVAGATLMPSTLSLTATMFRDARQRAVAVGIVIASVSGGTAIGPLVGGALLERYWWGSVFLLGVPVMVLILVLGPALLPEYRPAAVGRLDLASVVLSLGAVLLLVYGLKEIAAHGMGVTPLIAVVAGLAIGLAFLRRQRSLADPVVDVTLFRAPGFAVAVATLAVGIFVLWGANYYIAQHLQLVRGLSPLDAGLYTAPSALGVIAGSLLAPRLVRRIRPGVVIGTGLAVSAVGFAVLTQLRADSGLGLLVTGSVIVSAGLGPMMALATDQVVGAAPPHRAGAAAALSSMAPQLGGALGIAVLGSIVAAVYRGELAGHPVPEGARETLGEAVAAAGELPAAEGAAMLAAARDAFVSGIGVAATVSAVLAAVLAVLVAARPRRRA from the coding sequence GTGACCGAGACCCCGCCTGATACCTCGCCCGTGTCCGAACGCGCCGGCAGCCGAACCTGGGCCGGCCTAGCCGTACTCTGCGTCGTAGCGCTGCTCGCCTCCCTCGAGCTGACCGTCACGCACCTGGCACTGCCGGCCATCGGAGCCGATCTCGCCCCTAGCGGTGCACAGTTGCTATGGATCGTCGACGTCTATGCATTCCTGTTGGCCGGCTCGATGCTGGCGATGGGTTCCCTCGGTGACCGCATCGGCAGGCGGCGACTGCTGATGATCGGGTCCGCCGCGTACGGCGTTGCGTCAGTGGTAGCCGCCTACGCACCCACCGCCGAGGCACTGATCGCCGTCCGGGCGCTGCTCGGCGTCGCCGGCGCCACCCTCATGCCGTCGACGCTCTCGCTGACGGCGACGATGTTCCGCGACGCCCGGCAACGCGCGGTCGCCGTCGGCATCGTCATCGCGAGCGTGTCCGGCGGCACCGCCATCGGTCCGCTCGTCGGTGGTGCGTTGCTCGAGCGCTACTGGTGGGGCTCGGTCTTCCTGCTCGGGGTGCCGGTGATGGTGCTCATCCTCGTGCTCGGTCCGGCCCTGCTGCCGGAGTACCGTCCCGCCGCTGTCGGACGGCTCGACCTCGCCAGCGTCGTGCTGTCGCTGGGGGCCGTCCTGCTCCTGGTCTACGGGCTGAAGGAGATCGCCGCCCACGGCATGGGGGTGACACCGTTGATCGCGGTCGTGGCCGGGCTGGCGATCGGCCTGGCGTTCCTGCGCAGGCAACGCTCGCTGGCCGACCCCGTCGTCGATGTGACCCTGTTCCGCGCGCCCGGGTTCGCCGTCGCCGTGGCCACCCTGGCGGTGGGGATCTTCGTGCTCTGGGGCGCGAACTACTACATCGCCCAGCACCTGCAACTGGTCCGCGGCCTGTCTCCGCTGGACGCGGGGCTGTACACAGCGCCGTCGGCGCTCGGGGTGATCGCCGGGTCGCTGTTGGCACCGCGGCTGGTGCGACGGATCCGGCCCGGGGTCGTCATCGGGACCGGTTTGGCGGTGTCGGCGGTGGGGTTCGCGGTGTTGACCCAGCTGAGGGCGGACTCCGGGCTGGGCCTGCTGGTAACCGGCTCGGTGATCGTCTCGGCGGGGCTCGGCCCCATGATGGCACTCGCCACCGACCAGGTCGTCGGCGCGGCACCACCACACCGGGCCGGCGCGGCGGCTGCGTTGTCGTCCATGGCACCACAGCTGGGCGGTGCGCTCGGCATCGCTGTCCTCGGCAGCATCGTCGCCGCGGTGTACCGCGGTGAACTGGCCGGCCATCCGGTGCCCGAGGGTGCGCGCGAGACCCTGGGCGAGGCGGTCGCCGCCGCCGGCGAACTTCCGGCCGCCGAGGGTGCCGCGATGCTGGCGGCGGCGCGGGACGCGTTCGTGTCCGGCATCGGTGTGGCGGCGACGGTGAGCGCGGTGCTCGCGGCGGTACTCGCAGTGCTGGTGGCCGCGCGGCCGCGGCGGCGTGCCTGA